The DNA sequence GGGCCTCGGGGGTGAACTCGAATCCATTGACGGAGTCGCCGCGGTAGGTGGGCAGGGTCACCCCGTCCCGGGTCTCGGTCGGCTTCGAGCGCGGCTTGCTGTACTGCCCGGCGATCCGGCCCACCTTCACCACCGGGACGGATCCGGCGTAGGTCAGCACGGCGCCCATCTGGAGGAGCGTCTTGAGCTTGTTGCGGATCTGGTCGGCGCCCACGCCGTCGAACGCCTCGGCGCAGTCCCCGCCCTGGAGCAGGAACGCCTCGCCCCGCGCCACGGCCCCCAGGCGGTGCCGCAGCGCATCGCACTCGCCCGCGAAGACGAGCGGCGGATAGGACTCGAGCTCAGCGATCACATCGCGCAGAGCCGCTCGATCCGGCCAGTCGGGCTGCTGCGCCGCGGGAAGAGACTGCCAGGTGTGGCCACCGGCGTGGGTTTCAGCGTTCACGGTCACCCGCACAAGGTTACGGGGTCCGCACCGCCTCCCAGGGCGCTGCCCACAGGATGAGACATCTTCCGCCACGCCGTGGGCTCTCTCCCGCCCCTCCCCCGCGCATCCGCTCCCGCCCCGCACATCCGCGGCCCCGGGCGCAAGAACGACCGCTCGGGCATCCTGCGACCGGTTATGGCCATGTCGTGAAGAACACGTGATGGAATCGCGCCCTCCTCGGACGCTGTCCGTGCCGGTCCACCCCGGGCCGGCACGGACACCCGAAGGAGTGCGCCATGAGGAAGCCCAGGCACCTGAGGAAGGTGCTCCGCTCCACCGCCACGGCCGTCGCGGCCGCCGCCTCGCTCGTCCTGCTGCCGTTGGCCGCCGCCCCCGCCCAGGCGGCGCCCTCGGCCATCGCGTCCGGGATGACCTGGACCGTGCTCGCCAAGGGCGACGGCACGGTCCGGGTGGGGGCCGACGCCTCGACCGACGCCTACAACGGCGACACCGCCGCCACCGCGACACTGCCCCTCCTGTGCCTGAGAGTGAACGGCAGCGCCGTGCCCAGCGGGATCACCCCGGACTTCTACGCCGGCTGGTCGCGCGGCACCGTCGCCGCGACCCCGCCGGTGCTGGGCCGGACGCTGACCAGCCGAGCCGTCGCGGACGCCCTGTGCGCGCAGTACTACGGCCCGGAGTGGCGCATGGCGGAGTTCCACGACGGCCGCTACGGCAGCGCTCTGGAGTACAGCGGCGGCTGGTCCTTCTGGGCGTACGGCTATGTCCCGGACGGCACCCGCTTCTGGACCGCGATCGACGACCAGCCCGCAAATCCTTGGAATTGATCCGTTGCGGCCGGAACCGGTCCTGTAAGGTCTGGCACATGTTCGCGCGACTGACCATGACCTGGTGGTGGACCGCTCATCCGGCGGCCCACTGAATCGCGCACTCCCAGACACCGCGAAGGCCGCCCGAGGGGCGGCCTTCGGCGTTTCCGCGGGTCGTTCCTCATTCCGGAAGGACTATCCGCCATGCAGAACCCCGCTCAGGCCGTCGTCGCACGGCTGCTCTCCGACGACGCGCCGCCCTTCGCCCTGCTGCACCGCCGCACCCCCGGCCGGGCGTCCGACACGGTCGAGGTGCTGCTCGGTCCGGTCACCGAGGTGGAGCGGCTGACCGACATCCCGCTGCCCACCGGCGCGCCGGAGGACGGTGCCCCGGTGGTGGACGCGCTCGCGCTGGTGCCGTTCCGGCAGATCCGGGAGCGGGGGTTCGAGGTGCGCGACGACGGGACGCCGCTGGCCGTGCTGCGGCCGCGGGAGACCGTCGAGCTGCCGCTCGCCGAGGCGCTTGAGGCGCTGCCCGCGCACCGGGTGCGGGTCGAGGACGGGGCGTTCGACGTGGCCGACGACGCCTACGCCGACATCGTGCGGCGGGTCATCGAGAACGAGATCGGCACCGGTGAGGGCGCCAACTTCGTCATCCGGCGGACGTTCCGGGGCGAGATCCCGGGGTTCGGCAGCAGCGACGCGCTCGCGCTCTTCCGGCGGCTGCTGGCCGGTGAGCGGGGCGCCTACTGGACGTATGTGGTGCGGCTGCCGGACGGGCGGACGCTGGTGGGGGCCAGCCCCGAGGTGCATGTGCGGGTGTCCGGGGGGACGGTCGTGATGAACCCGATCAGCGGGACGTACCGCTATCCCGAGGGCGGGCCGAGCACGGCGGGGCTGCTGGAGTTCCTGCACGACCGCAAGGAGGTGGAGGAGCTGTCCATGGTCGTGGACGAGGAGCTGAAGATGATGTGCACCGTCGGCGACATGGGCGGGACGGTGATCGGGCCCCGGCTCAGGGAGATGGCGCATCTGGCGCACACCGAGTACGAGCTGCGCGGCCGTTCCTCGCTCGACGTCCGGGAGGTGCTGCGCGAGACGATGTTCGCCGCGACGGTCACCGGATCGCCGGTGCAGAACGCCTGCCGGGTGATCGAGCGCTACGAACCCCTCGGACCGGACGGGGCCGCGCGCGGCTACTACGCGGGCGCCCTCGCGCTGATCGGACGGGACGGCGGCGGCGCCCAGACCCTGGACTCGCCGATCCTGATCCGCACCGCCGACATCGACGCCGCGGGATCGCTGAAGGTGGCGGTCGGCGCGACGCTCGTGCGCCACTCGGACCCGCGCGGCGAAGTGGCCGAGACGCATGCGAAGGCGGCCGGGGTGCTGACCGCGCTGGGCGTGCGGCCGGCGCCGGTACGGCCCGAGGCGCGGGATCCGCGGCCGCGGCTCGCGGACGATCCGCGGGTGCGGGCGGCGCTGGACGCGCGGCGGGCGGACCTGGCGCCGTTCTGGCTGCGGATGCAGCAGACCCCGTCGTCGGCGGACGGGTCCCTGGGCCGGAAGCTGTCCGGGCACGCCCTGGTGATCGACGGGGAGGACACGTTCACCGCGATGCTCGCGCATCTGCTGCGCACCTCGGGGCTGACGGTGACCGTGCGGCGGTACGACGAGCCGGGGCTGCGGGAGGCGGCGCTGGCGCATCAGGGGCCCGTGGTGCTCGGCCCGGGGCCGGGCGACCCCGGCGACACGACCGACCCGAAGATGCGCTTCCTGCGGGCGCTGACCGCGGAGCTGGTGGCCGGGCACCGGCACGGGCTGCTGGGGGTGTGCCTGGGCAGCGAGCTGATCGCGGCCGAGCTGGGGCTGGAGATCGTGCGCAAGGCTGTGCCGTTCCAGGGGGCACAGGAGCGGATCGACTTCTTCGGGCGCGAGGAGACCGTCGGCTTCTACAACACCTTCACGGCACGCTGCGACGAGGCGGCCGAGACGGAGCTGGCGATGCACCGCGTGGAGCTGAGCCGGGACCCGGTGACCGGCGATGTGCACGCGCTGCGCGGGCCGGGTTTCGCCGGGGTGCAGTTCCACCCGGAGTCGGTGCTGTCCCGGGACGGGGCGGCGCTGGTGGCGGAGCTGCTGGCGGCCGTGCTGGTCTGACGGGTCCGGCCGGTCCGCCGCGGGCGTGACGATGGGCCGGGTGCGGGGAACGCGCCCGGCCCATCGCCGTACTGCACCCAGACGGCCTCAGCCGAAGAAGACCTCGGCCTCGGCGTAGAGCGAGGGATCGACCGTCTTGAGCCGTGCGGTCGCCTCGGCGAGCGGGACCCGGACGATGTCGGTGCCGCGCAGGGCGACCATCTTCCCGAAGTCCTCGTCCCGCACCGCGTCGATGGCGTGCAGCCCGAAGCGGGTGGCGAGCCAGCGGTCGAAGGCGCTGGGCGTGCCCCCGCGCTGGACATGGCCGAGGACGGTGGTGCGGGCTTCCTTGCCGGTGCGCTTCTCGATCTCCTTGGCCAGCCACTCGCCGATGCCGGAGAGCCGGACATGGCCGAAGGAGTCCAGCGTGTCGTCCTTGAGGACCACCTCGCCGTCCTTGGGCATCGCGCCCTCGGCGACGACCACGATCGGGGCGTAGCGGATCTGGAAGCGGGATTCGACCCAGGCGCAGACCTGGTCGATGTCGAAGCGCTGCTCGGGGAGGAGGATCACGTTGGCGCCGCCGGCCAGCCCCGAGTGCAGGGCGATCCATCCGGCGTGACGGCCCATCACCTCCACGACCAGGACCCGCATATGCGATTCGGCGGTGGTGTGGAGCCGGTCGATGGCCTCGGTGGCGATGTTGACGGCGGTGTCGAAGCCGAAGGTGTAGTCGGTGGCGGAGAGATCGTTGTCGATGGTCTTGGGGACGCCCACGCAGGCGATCCCGTAGTCGCCGGAGAGCTGGGCGGCGACGCCGAGGGTGTCCTCGCCGCCGATCGCGATCAGCGCGTCGACCTCCTGCTTGACGAGGGTCTCCTTGACCCGCCGGATGCCGTCCTCGCTCTTGAGGGGGTTGGTGCGGGAGGAGCCGAGGATGGTGCCGCCGCGCGGCAGGATGCCGCGCACCGCGCGGATGTCGAGGGGGACGGTGTCGTTGTCGAGAGGGCCGCGCCAGCCGTCCCGGAAGCCGATGAAGTCATAGCCGTATTCCTGTACGCCCTTGCGCACGACGGCGCGGATGACCGCGTTGAGCCCGGGGCAGTCACCGCCGCCGGTCAGCACTCCGACCCGCATCGTTTCTTCCCTTCTCCCGTGAAATCCCGTGATTGGGCCCGGTATGGAAAGCCACGCTAACGGTGATCCAGGTCACACGGGATGGGGCGTCGGCCGATTTCCGTGCGCGCCAAGGGAGTTGGTTTTGAACTTCACTCGTACGAGCGGTTGCGCGGTGTCGACGTGCTCAGCCGGACGGCGTCAGGCGTCGTCCAGGCCACGCTCGATCGCATAGCGGACCAGCTCCACGCGGTTGTGCAGCTGAAGCTTGCCGAGGGTGTTCTGGACGTGGTTCTGCACCGTGCGGTGCGAGATGACCAGCCGCTCGGCGATCTGCTTGTACGACAGCCCCTTGGCCACCAGCCGCAGCACCTCCGTCTCGCGCTCGGTCAGCCGCGGGGCGGCCGGCTGGTCGGCGGCGGTGGGGGCGGGCTCGCCCGCCAGCCGCCGGTACTCGCCGAGCACCAGGCCCGCGAGCCCCGGGGTGAACACCGGGTCGCCGGCCGCCGTGCGGCGCACCGCGTCCAGCAGCTCCTCGGTGCTGGCCGACTTCAGCAGATAGCCGGTGGCCCCGGACTTGACCGCCTCCAGGACGTCCGCGTGCTCACCGCTCGCGGAGAGCACCAGCACCCGCAGCCCGGGGCGGTCGGCGACGACCTCCTTGCACACCTCGACCCCCGGCAGACCGGGCAGGTTGAGGTCGAGCACCAGGACGTCGGGCCCGGTGGCCTTGGCCCGGCGGACCGCCTGCGGCCCGTCCCCGGCCGTGGCCACCACGTCGAACCCGGCCTCGGCCAGGTCCCGGGCCACCGCGTCACGCCACATCGGATGGTCGTCGACCACCATCACCGTCACCGGCCGACCGTCCAGCTCAGCGGTCATCGCGCCGCTTCCCCCTTCTCCTTCTGCTCCGCCTTCTCCGCCGGCCGCTTCGCCGACGCCTTCGGCACCGTCAGCTCCACCTCGGTGCCCTGGCCCGGGGCCGAGATCCACTCGGCGGTGCCGCCGAGGTCGCGCAGCCGTCCCCGGATCGACAGGGCCACCCCCAGGCGGCCCTCCGCCTCCGCGTCCGCCAGCCGTCCCTCGGGGATGCCGGGGCCGTCGTCCCGTACGGTCACCATCACCGCGTCCGGCTCGTCCTCCAGCAGGATCCAGGCATGGGCCCCCTCCCCGGCGTGCACCCGCACATTGTCCAGGGCGGCACCGACGGCGGCGGCCAACTCCCCGGCGGCGCCCGCCGGGAGGAGCACCGGGGCGCCCGGTTCGGAGAAGGTGACCCGGGAGCCCGCGTGCGGTGCCAGCAGGGCCCGCAGATCGCAGGGCGCGCCGTCGGAGCGCTCGGGGCCGGGCGGACAGGGCGAGTCCGACGGGTCCGCCGCGCCCGGGAGTCCGTACGGGTCCGGTGCGGTGTCCGCCGCCCCGCGCGGCGGGGTCACCAGACCGGTGGAGACCAGGGTGCGCAGCGCGATCTCCTGTTCCCCGGCCATCCGGCCCAGTTCGGCCGCCTCGCCGCCGATGGCGGCACCGCGCCGCTGCACCATGGCGAGCACCTGGAGCACGCTGTCGTGGATGTCGCGGGCCAGCCGCTCCCGCTCCCGGGTCGCCGCCTCGATGCGCAGCGCGCGGGCGAGGGTGCGCTCACTGGCGCGGGCCACCTCGACCACATAGCCGATGGCCACGCTCGCCACCCACACCAGCATCAGCATGTGGATGGTGTCCTGGGCGAAGGTGCCACGCTCGATCACATTGGCGGCGCAGACGACGGCGGAGGCCCAAGCGCCCCAGCGCCAGCCGCCCTTGATGGCGAAGCCGAGGACCGCGCCCATCGTCCATATGGACGGCAGGGTGGGCGTGCCCTCGGCGATCCGGTCGTGGTTGTCCACGAGCGGGGTGAGCAGAATGCCGGCCACGGCGATGCCGAGGTCGCCGACGAGGAACCGCCGGGTGCAGCGCTCGGCCGAGGAGACCATCCGGAAGGTGAGCGCGGTCCACAGGGTCAGCACCGCCATGTAGACGACCGCGCCGAACGGATGGTCGTAGTCGTCGTACGCGTAGACGCACAGGCCGAGCGCGTAGAGCAGAGTGAGCACCCGGTAGGCGGTCAACGCCTGCCACAGCGGCTGCTCGACGGACATGCGCACCACACGTCCAGGCCTGGACCGCTCCGTCAACGTCCCCCCTCCCCCGGTGCCGGCGCCGCTAGGCGTCG is a window from the Streptomyces luomodiensis genome containing:
- a CDS encoding response regulator — its product is MTAELDGRPVTVMVVDDHPMWRDAVARDLAEAGFDVVATAGDGPQAVRRAKATGPDVLVLDLNLPGLPGVEVCKEVVADRPGLRVLVLSASGEHADVLEAVKSGATGYLLKSASTEELLDAVRRTAAGDPVFTPGLAGLVLGEYRRLAGEPAPTAADQPAAPRLTERETEVLRLVAKGLSYKQIAERLVISHRTVQNHVQNTLGKLQLHNRVELVRYAIERGLDDA
- the macS gene encoding MacS family sensor histidine kinase → MSVEQPLWQALTAYRVLTLLYALGLCVYAYDDYDHPFGAVVYMAVLTLWTALTFRMVSSAERCTRRFLVGDLGIAVAGILLTPLVDNHDRIAEGTPTLPSIWTMGAVLGFAIKGGWRWGAWASAVVCAANVIERGTFAQDTIHMLMLVWVASVAIGYVVEVARASERTLARALRIEAATRERERLARDIHDSVLQVLAMVQRRGAAIGGEAAELGRMAGEQEIALRTLVSTGLVTPPRGAADTAPDPYGLPGAADPSDSPCPPGPERSDGAPCDLRALLAPHAGSRVTFSEPGAPVLLPAGAAGELAAAVGAALDNVRVHAGEGAHAWILLEDEPDAVMVTVRDDGPGIPEGRLADAEAEGRLGVALSIRGRLRDLGGTAEWISAPGQGTEVELTVPKASAKRPAEKAEQKEKGEAAR
- a CDS encoding anthranilate synthase family protein produces the protein MQNPAQAVVARLLSDDAPPFALLHRRTPGRASDTVEVLLGPVTEVERLTDIPLPTGAPEDGAPVVDALALVPFRQIRERGFEVRDDGTPLAVLRPRETVELPLAEALEALPAHRVRVEDGAFDVADDAYADIVRRVIENEIGTGEGANFVIRRTFRGEIPGFGSSDALALFRRLLAGERGAYWTYVVRLPDGRTLVGASPEVHVRVSGGTVVMNPISGTYRYPEGGPSTAGLLEFLHDRKEVEELSMVVDEELKMMCTVGDMGGTVIGPRLREMAHLAHTEYELRGRSSLDVREVLRETMFAATVTGSPVQNACRVIERYEPLGPDGAARGYYAGALALIGRDGGGAQTLDSPILIRTADIDAAGSLKVAVGATLVRHSDPRGEVAETHAKAAGVLTALGVRPAPVRPEARDPRPRLADDPRVRAALDARRADLAPFWLRMQQTPSSADGSLGRKLSGHALVIDGEDTFTAMLAHLLRTSGLTVTVRRYDEPGLREAALAHQGPVVLGPGPGDPGDTTDPKMRFLRALTAELVAGHRHGLLGVCLGSELIAAELGLEIVRKAVPFQGAQERIDFFGREETVGFYNTFTARCDEAAETELAMHRVELSRDPVTGDVHALRGPGFAGVQFHPESVLSRDGAALVAELLAAVLV
- a CDS encoding 6-phosphofructokinase; translated protein: MRVGVLTGGGDCPGLNAVIRAVVRKGVQEYGYDFIGFRDGWRGPLDNDTVPLDIRAVRGILPRGGTILGSSRTNPLKSEDGIRRVKETLVKQEVDALIAIGGEDTLGVAAQLSGDYGIACVGVPKTIDNDLSATDYTFGFDTAVNIATEAIDRLHTTAESHMRVLVVEVMGRHAGWIALHSGLAGGANVILLPEQRFDIDQVCAWVESRFQIRYAPIVVVAEGAMPKDGEVVLKDDTLDSFGHVRLSGIGEWLAKEIEKRTGKEARTTVLGHVQRGGTPSAFDRWLATRFGLHAIDAVRDEDFGKMVALRGTDIVRVPLAEATARLKTVDPSLYAEAEVFFG